The sequence ATACGCAGTCCATCCTCTGGATCCAGCCACTTAGGTACGATCCCTTCCTCGCCCACTTCAGTCTACGTACGAGCTTGAATCCAAAACGGAGGACCAGGAGAAAAGGCCTCGTTGAACTCGACAAGACTTCGGTCACCGTTCGCCCCTTGTGGAATCGTGATGGTTCTCGTCCCACCCTCTCGGTTGTCATGCGCGTCGGTAACCGACTCCACCCGTGGTATGGTCAAGCTTCCCTGCAGCAATCACAAACGGGCAACGCTAGACCACTCCATCTCGAGGTCTGCCCTTTGAATCACGCGTCACATGCAAGGAAAGgctatcatcatcacacaCCCAGACTCATTTTGAGTGAGGATTATCTCGGGTACCTCGCGTTGCTTTATTACCGCAGATAGGCGTCCGAGCCAAGATTCTTCGCTCGATCCTTGTCGTGAGACTCGGGTCTTGGCCTCGGGACTGACTGCTACCCTGGCCCGATAGGGAGTGAGTGTCCACCAACCGAATTGGACAATCGCCGCCACCCCGGCCCGGCAGATCTTGGCGTTACGTGAAAGGCAGACAAAACATGCCATTGGCTCTACGGCTGTCCGCCAGTCTGCGGCCTTTCATTGGGGCCATCCTGTGGCGGTCAGACCTCTTCCCGAGTTCAAGGTCACGAGACACGAAGCTTATCAGGCACACGGGGTGGAGCTTCTCATCATTCCCTTTCAGGTTCCTTCGGCACGTGAAGAGTGTGGAGGGTGGAGCGACGACGTCGCGTTGATTCACCCAGGGCTTCTGACCTAATCGCGTCCTACCATTCCGCGCTTGGAACCTGAAAATGTTACTACGAAATAGGTCTCAGGCTGATATCCCTGGTGGGCTTCAGTCCTAGATGACGGGAGACTTGGAGCCATGTCACTATGCAGGGACCCCGATAGATCGCTAGTATAAGGTACATTACATCAGAAATCTTCTCTACCATGGGCATGTAGAGAGCATTTGATCCCTGGCGAAATGAATCTCAAAATTAATCAAAGATTCGATGAATGAAATTATCGACTATACATCTAAGCGCTAGCCTCCCGCTGACCAGTCAAGGATTGCGCGCGGGTCAACTGTGGTCTCCCGCTGAAATCTGACTTCGATCACCATAGACGGTATATTTGGGCCTGAAGCTTCAGGCTACAGCATGCCATGCGGGGGTTTCCCACTCCGAGGGTCGATGCTGGCAGGTTCCTTGGAATAAAGTCGCTCGAAGTTTACGGCTCGCCCACGAGTCAACCATTGTGACAGGCATTTCACAAagtggaagatggaaaacgAAAACAGTGCCTGGGAGCATGAAGAAGGCATCCCTCAATTCGAGGATCCCTTTATCCAGCAATATCTGAAAGGTCGCGACGCGCTGATCGCGGAGGAGCACAAAAGACGTCACGGTAAGGAGATGTCGATGGAGTTAAAAGCCTACTGCACGGAGCCATGTCTAGTGAATTTACTGTCTTCAAGTGATGATGTCGTCGCTCTCATATTTGCATTCTAACCTTTCGGTCAGATGCAATCTTTCGCAAATCCATGTCCCCAATCGCTGCTCGAGCCTGCAAAATCGTCTCGCAGATTCGGGCTCGCGAGCATAATGAGGTGTGGACCAACGGCCTAGACGAGACAACGGCACATCAATCTGACGAGATTTTGTACCCGGGCGTCATGTTCCACTATGCCAAGGGCCGCATGGAAAAGACCAATCTCTGGAAGATTGTTGAAAAAATGCCCAAGGGATCCCTTCTCCACGCACATATGGATGCCATGTTCGACATTGACTTCCTCATTGACAAAGCCTTTTCTACACCGGGAATGCACATCATGTCTCCCCAGGCCTTGGTGTCGGAGAAGGATAGGGAGCACGGGCCTGTCTTTCTCCAATATTCGTCTCAAACGGCCTCCGACGGTGAACAGAAAACGAGTCTGTGGACGAGTGACTATGAGCCATCATCCTTGATTCCAATTCAAACAGCAGCGGCTTCATATCCCGACGGCGGAGAGACGGGATTTCGGGACTGGCTTCGCAGTCGCTGTATGATCATGCCCGAGCATTCGTTCTTCCACCATCATGGCGTCGATGCCATTTGGGCGATCTTCACCACGACCTTCCCCGTCATCAACTCAATTCTGATGTACGAGCCGATTTTCCGAGCATGTTTCCGTCGCATGCTCAGCCAGTTGGCCGCTGATGGGATTCGATACGTGGAGTTCCGCATTGCATTTGTCTTTCAGTGGAGAAAGCAGGGCAAAGACCAAACCGAGGATGGTTATGAAGATTGGTGCCAAGTCGtcgaagaggagatcgaaGCCTTCAAGCAGACTGAGCAAGGGAAGTCATTCTACGGCGCACGAATCATCTGGACCACGCTTCGTCGCTTTGGCAATAAGGAAATCGTCGACTCCATGAAACAGTGTATCGAGATCAAGCACGCATTCCCCGAGCTCATCTCTGGGTTTGACTTGGTCGGGCAAGAAGACCTGGGCAGAACCCTCAAGGATTTGGTACCTGTCCTTTTCTGGTTCCGCAAGCGCTGCGCAGAGGAAGGCCTCgatattcctttctttttccatgcCGGCGAGTGCCTTGGCGACGGTGACGAAACAGACAACAACCTGTTCGATGCGATCCTTTTGGGCACTCGTCGAATTGGTCACggcttctccctcttcaaACATCCACTACTGATTGATCttgtcaaggagaagaagatcatgattGAGTGCTGTCCGATTTCGAATGAAATTCTCCGCCTGGCCAGCTCTATCAAGGCTCATCCGCTGCCGGCACTGCTATCTCGTGGCGTCGCCGTCTCCTTGTGCAACGATGATCCCGCAATTCTCGGTCATGGACGGAACGGGTTGACTCATGACTTCTGGCAAGCACTTCAGGGTCTGCAGAATGTTGATTTGGCCGGTTTGGCCATGATGGTTCAGAATTCGATCCGGTGGAGCTGTTATGAGGACCAAGGCACCGCTGGATGGAAACAAGACGTCGATGAAGGCATCTTGGGGAGCGGATTGAAAGCCGCACGTCTGCAGGAGTGGCATGCTGATTTCGAGAAGTTTTGCGAGTGGATCGTGTTGGAATTTGCGGAGTTTGACGACGAGGAGTAGATGCGATCGGCGTGCCAAGGATATGGGGCACGGACAGCGCTGAACCACAGATCTGAACACCCCTGAACatattcaaaaaaaaaaacatagcTGCGAGGTACATCATTAAAGTTATGCAATGAAACTACTATATATCATCCAAGGCCTCGTATTCTTGAGCGCTGCTGAAACTACATGATCAGAGCAGGTTGGTTGACCAGGCCCATCACCCAGTTGGCGTGGTGCTACCCCGGGAGTGGGGAATCTTTCGCTTTCGGATCTGGTCccaaggggaagagggtccACCTGACTGCCTAAGATCACTTATCGGCTTTATCAGGTGCCCATCAAGATACCTACTCCGCACGTCATTGTCAACCCCCTCCATCACTCGCCATTTGTCGTACAGCCTCGTTGCCTTTCGCCCCTCGACCGGATACGAAGTGAACTGGCTACTCAAGGCTTAAAGATGGCCAAACTTCGATGAATCCTTGAGTCTGCTGTTCAAGGTCCTGCAGCGGCATTGTAAACATGTCGTACTTCCTACCTTCGTTCATCCAGAAGCGCTTGCTGAAATATGCCCTATCGCGCCTGGGTATTGTCGATACCGATGCATTGGATCCCGATAACCTTGGGATACGCTGGGGACAGCGTAGTACGGTGGAACTGAGGGATATCGGTTTGAAGCTAGAGGTCAGTATGAGCAGGTTCTCCGCAACATCAAGGCGATCGATCATATTCAATAAGAAGTCTTGGGACTTGGGAGAAGGTTACTGAGTGATGCCATCTAGAAATTAACAACTCTTCTCAACATCCCTCCCAACTTCGAACTACTTAGTGCCCGCGTCCATCTGCTTCGGATCACCGTTCCGGCCGACATCTACAGCAGCGGTATAGCCTGCGAAGCCTGCGGCATAAACGTACATATTCGAGTTCTCCCAGATGAAGCAGCTGCAGAGAAGAATGCTACCTCAAGTCcgcagtcatcttcttcgaatCCTCCTGAAGATGAGCGAATTCTGCCCGACGCGACAAATTTGGCTCACTCATTTCTGGAGACCGAGCCAacggaggaaaagaaagagctgCAGGCCGCCTTGTCATCCCAGTCACATATACTGCACAGGAGTAACTCTTCcacagatgatgaggatgaggagcttGGGCTGGGGAACGAAACATTATCACTTCCGAGCTTCGTTGCAGGATTTCTGAGAGGCGTGGCGGACCGTTTTCAGTTGAAGATCAAAAATGTGGCCGTGAGGCTGGACATGGAACTGAAGCAGGATGGCCCCTCGAAGAGATATCCTGAGAATAAGCCGGATCTTGTCTCAGGCTTGCTGACCGTCGGCGAAGTCGACGTACACGGCACATCAGAGTTTACTGCTGGTCGAGACGAGCCGCTGCCAGTACGTGCCGGCAAACGGCTGGTTGCGTGTTCAGGAATTGATTTCGGTCTCATTTCCGACTCGGGTGTTTTTAGGAATTATGCCCGATTTACTGTGCCAGCGTCTCCAGCCACAACAATGCGATCAAAAGACAGTCAAAGTCCTGAAAGGActttttctcctccaccATTTCAATCTTCAGACTCAGATTTGGACTTGGCTATGACAAGGTCGACAATCTTTGAACCTTCTTACGGTCCCAATGACGGCGAAGATAGTGAACAAGATAATAGCGACAATACCTCACATGGTCACATCGCTGTTGATTGGAGCGCCGCTAGAGAACATGCAATTGGACAGCCGACTTCACCTATCTCCTCAAACGGGACGCCTTCCCATGATGGCCGTTTCTCAGACGCGGCTTCTGAAGATGAATTCACGCACCACACCTCCCTTGACGATTCTCGGGAATCTTTAAGCGAAATTCCATTCTTGGACAATCCTGATTACTTGGAATCTGTGATCGATACCCAATTCGATGACTTCGATGAAGAACCGCCCGCTCCGCTTCGGCCTCGAAGGCGGCAAATTACAGAAAGCTTATCCAATCCCGAAAATCTGCTTCCTGAAAATCAGTGTCATCAAAATCATCGAGACGAAGCGGGAGCTCCTGAATCGttcgatcttgaagaagTTGCAGAGAAGTCAATTTTCGGGGAATCGGGTTCACGCGATCAATATCAAATCCATTCCGAGCCCGTCGGCTTACCCGGTTCTCATGATGAGATGATGTCTTGCGGGGACGTAGATGGGTCTCTATCTCAAACGGGCTTGGTTTCGTCGATTCACTTGAAACAAGGCTCTCAGTCCGATGGCGGAAGTGTGTCTTCTGAGCAAGACACATCTGGTACAGATCTCATGGAATCCCAGTACTTCTCCCATGACGAGGCTCAAAGTTTGTATATGAGCGCTTTGAGTCAAGGTGGTTCCTTTGCGCCGAGAATGCCGGGTGCATGGGAGTCAACCCATCCCCAGTCAAGCACAGGAAGCTGTGCGCAGACTACCGAGGACGAAGGTGTTCCCACGGCCGGACAGGATCCATCCAATGTATCAACGCCAAGGGTAAATGAAGAATCAACGCGTTCTTACTTTGAGGAACGTGTTGATCAGAACCATTTCTCGTCTCGATCTGTACCTACAGATAGGAGCCCTACACCAACGCCCTCATTGCCGGTCAGCAGCACATCGGGTGAACAGAGGAAACCTATCTTGAGCGTTGATAAAGTCCTCATATGGTTACCGTCAAATCTCAGCGAGGTAGATTCAGACATGGCCGCTCCGAAAATGCCTGCGGAACAGACAGACAGTGATCCCAGAAATGTATCATCGCGTGAGCCTACATACGAGGATAGCATGTTGGCTTCGAGGGCTTATGCAGCTATTGGGTCGCCGAACAACTTGAACGAGCCCTACCTGTCACTTGGAGATAGTAACGATGGCATTTCAGGCAACAAATCAATCGCAGTAGAGATTTTTACAATTTCTATTCAATTCGACATCGCTATTGGCTGGCTTTTGATCAAGGCAGGTCAGTATCTCAGCTCGGCGTTTGGCGGCCGTGATGATGGTCAGCGGAAGCAGTCCGGCTCGTCGGAACAACCTACTTTGCAAGCAAGCCTGAGGGTTGATACGCACAGCATATCAGTCAACTTCGTTGAGCACGTGGTCGAAGAATCATACGTGTTCCCACATACGTTTGTGACACCACCTTTCTCTccagatcaagaaggcctGATCTTGCAAGTCAAGGCCTCATTATTGGCATTTCATATGTCCACGAGCGAGAGGCGCACAGTCCAGAGACTTGATATCTCCACTCTCACCTTTGGAACATCCTCAGAACAAATCATCTCCTTCAATGAAGGCTTGAAGATGCGTACCTCGACGCGGGACTTTGCGGTTTCGTCCCAAAATGATATTCACATCTCTCTGACGAAATCCGCAGACGCTGTCAAGGTCGACGTTTCGACTCTTCCTTTACACATCAATCTCAATATACATCATTTAGAGGAGGTTCTCGGATGGATGGGTGGTCTCAGCTCCATCCTTGAACTTGGGAGCTCGATTTCGTCCACGTCAACCATGAAGGGTGCACCCGAAGTGAGTAAAAAGCGTCCACGTGCTGTTCACTTTGAGACACCAGCTTTTGCTTCTCTTGAGGAGAAACGAGTCTCTGTTCCTTGGAAAGTGAATGCGCGATTGGGAGGTGTCGTGGTTGATGTCATTGGTGAATCACATTACATCAATCTCAGCACTACCGCCATAAAGGTCGTCAGTCGATTCGAAGGTGTTGGCGTCCAGATTGACAAAGCCAGACTGACCGGACCGCACTTGGTCGACAACTCATCTGACCCACCTGCGAAGTTGACTTTGTCCAACATCCGCGTCGAATTCTTATTTTCGCCGAAAGAGATCGACCTGGATCGTCTCTTAACCATCATTACGCCATCTAAAGACAgatatgatgatgacgatgacatTATGGTTGACACCCTGCTTCGGCAACGAAGACAGGGGTCAGTTCTCCGGGTAACGATTTCAGGCATGAAGACGGTGATTTCGAACGTGTCTTCCCTGGCGCCACTCAAAGTGCTTGGCTCGGAGTTAGCTCGGCTATCTACCGTAACGAAATATTTACCTGAGGATGATCGCCCAGGCATTTTAACCTTGACATTGGTCAGGGATCTTGAGACACAAGTTCATTTGGGAACGGAAGTTGGGGACATTAATTGTCGTCTCACCAACGCCGAGGTCGCGTGGATTAGCATGCCTTCCTTGGTTGCAACCCAGATTGAGACCATAGCCATCACTCGAAATCGTGGAGAGGAACTGATTGGTGAAGCTTTAATGTCGATCAAAGAGCAGGGTCCTGCTATGTCGCATCCGCCTATCTTCATGGCTCGGTTCATTccagatgagatggatccCACGTTCAAGATTAAACTGCAAAACCTGCGCGTCGAATACACAATCTCCTCGGTTTTGGCATTCATGGGGCTCAGTGAAAGTGTAACTGGGGGAGAACTGGCAAGTGAGATGGCAAACTCAATCACCAATCTCGCTGACCGCTCTGGTCAATTCGTTGGGTCGTCTGGTTCCCCTACATCTGAGATCAGGGCGCCTTCTTCGTCTGAGAAGCCCATCAAGATTGCGGTGGTCTTTCAGGATTGTGTACTTGGTCTCAACCCGCGTAATTCGCCTGCAAAGGCTCTTGTGGTTCTAACGAATTCCAAGTTCGGTGGTGCGGTGCACGGGGATGAATCGTCGGAAGCCAATCTTGACATCAGAAAAGCGTCGATCCTCATAATTGACGACACCAAAAATGAGGGAAGCGTTGACAATCTGCGACAGCGCACCTCAGCAGTCACTCAGAGCGATCAGGTGCAAGAATATATCTCACTTGGCTATGTTCCCGTCTCATCTTTGTCCACCGCGACTGCGGCAGTCAAGATTATGCGACTTGCTGAAGACGGGTCCAAGTCTCTCGACGTCGAGCTGAAAAACCGTCTCTTGATTCTGGAAACTTGTGCGGACTCAACCCAGACTCTCATCAACATCTTGAATGGTCTTCAACCGCCTACCCCTCCCAGTGTTGCGGTCAAATATCGTACCGAGGTCACGCCACTCCAGGATATGCTCGCCTCTTTCTCGGGCAACGACTTTGATGCAGAAGTCCAACCAGCGCGCTCGCCTGAAGGTACCGCAGAAGTATCTGAGGTTAATAGTGATGAACTCGAGTACGTCAGCGAATTCTACCCTAAAGGCTACGAGCCTCCGGATGCCACTGCCTCGGAGCCGCCCGAGGTCAGCGCCAGTGGTGAACTGGCTGATAGCTTTCAGTCCAATTTCCACGTCTCATCGAGTCTCACCGAGCTTGACTTTCAAGAGGACCATTTCGCCAAAAGTTCTGCTGTTGGAGGAACTGCACATCGCTGGGATACCGCGGAGAACACGTACGGTCTCTCCAATGATCAAAAGCTTCACAAGAGTCCTCTGCGCGTCAGAGTGCGAGATGTGCATGTGATTTGGAATCTCTTCGATGGCTTTGACTGGCAACGAACAAGAGATACCATATCTAAAGCCGTCGAGGAAGTTGAGATGAAGGCTACGGAGCGACGGGCTCGAACATCCCGCATGTTCCCAGCAgctgaagaggaagaagaatctgTCATTGGCgatttcctcttcaattcGATTTACATTGGCATACCCGCCAACAAAGATCCCCGGGAGTTGCATCGAGAAATAAATCGCGACATCAACGACCTCTCCAGCGAAACTGGAAGCTATGCTACGTCCACGACCGTCACTGGTGTTACGCCTCGACAAGGCCGTTCTACGCatgtgagagagaagaagaagcttcgCTTGCATCGTAGCAAGCATCATAAAATGACATTCGAGTTGTCGGGTATATGTGCGGATCTCGTCGTCTTCCCGCCTGGTTCAGAAGAGACTCAAAGCTCCCTGGATGTACGCATCAAGGACTTGGAAGTCTTTGACCATGTTCCTACTTCGACATGGAAGAAGTTCGCCACCTACCTTCATGAGGCTGGTGAGCGCGAGAGTGGGACAAGTATGATTCATCTGGAAATCTTGACAGTGAAGCCGATTCCGGAGCTCGCAGCATCGGAGATCGTCTTAAAGGTAAGATCACCTCCTCCAGGGACgatatctttcttccttattttccccccctcttaTTTCCAAATCACGCATCAATCTCTCTGGCTTCTATTGACACCGTTCAGGCCACCGTACTACCACTCCGGTTGCATGTCGATCAAGATGCTCTTGATTTCATGAGTCGATTCTTCGAATTCCGGGATGCATCAGTGGAAGCCTCGCCCACTCCTGCAGATGCACCATTTTTGCAGCGCGTTGAGGTCAATGCGATACAGGTCAAGCTTGATTTTAAGCCCAAGCGCGTTGACTATGCCGGGCTCCGATCAGGTCGCACGACTGAGTTTATGAATTTCTTTGTGCTAGATGGATCTGACTTGGTGCTACGACATGTCATTATCTACGGAGTCTCTGGATTCGATCGCCTTGGAATTACTCTCAACGACATTTGGACTCCGGATGTGAAGGCCAATCAGCTGCCGGGTGTTCTTGCCGGTCTTGCGCCTATCCGGTCTCTGGTCAATGTCGGTGGCGGCGTTCGCCAGCTGTTTGTCGTGCCGATGCGTGAATACCAGAAAGATGGCCGAATCGTGCGCAGTATTCAAAAGGGGGCAGTGGCGTTTGCCAAGACCACGTCGAGTGAATTGGTAAAACTGGGAGCCAAACTGGCCATTGGCACACAAACTGTCCTGCAGGGTGCGGAAGATTTGCTCGCCTCTCC comes from Penicillium oxalicum strain HP7-1 chromosome I, whole genome shotgun sequence and encodes:
- a CDS encoding Autophagy-related protein 2; the protein is MSYFLPSFIQKRLLKYALSRLGIVDTDALDPDNLGIRWGQRSTVELRDIGLKLEKLTTLLNIPPNFELLSARVHLLRITVPADIYSSGIACEACGINVHIRVLPDEAAAEKNATSSPQSSSSNPPEDERILPDATNLAHSFLETEPTEEKKELQAALSSQSHILHRSNSSTDDEDEELGLGNETLSLPSFVAGFLRGVADRFQLKIKNVAVRLDMELKQDGPSKRYPENKPDLVSGLLTVGEVDVHGTSEFTAGRDEPLPVRAGKRLVACSGIDFGLISDSGVFRNYARFTVPASPATTMRSKDSQSPERTFSPPPFQSSDSDLDLAMTRSTIFEPSYGPNDGEDSEQDNSDNTSHGHIAVDWSAAREHAIGQPTSPISSNGTPSHDGRFSDAASEDEFTHHTSLDDSRESLSEIPFLDNPDYLESVIDTQFDDFDEEPPAPLRPRRRQITESLSNPENLLPENQCHQNHRDEAGAPESFDLEEVAEKSIFGESGSRDQYQIHSEPVGLPGSHDEMMSCGDVDGSLSQTGLVSSIHLKQGSQSDGGSVSSEQDTSGTDLMESQYFSHDEAQSLYMSALSQGGSFAPRMPGAWESTHPQSSTGSCAQTTEDEGVPTAGQDPSNVSTPRVNEESTRSYFEERVDQNHFSSRSVPTDRSPTPTPSLPVSSTSGEQRKPILSVDKVLIWLPSNLSEVDSDMAAPKMPAEQTDSDPRNVSSREPTYEDSMLASRAYAAIGSPNNLNEPYLSLGDSNDGISGNKSIAVEIFTISIQFDIAIGWLLIKAGQYLSSAFGGRDDGQRKQSGSSEQPTLQASLRVDTHSISVNFVEHVVEESYVFPHTFVTPPFSPDQEGLILQVKASLLAFHMSTSERRTVQRLDISTLTFGTSSEQIISFNEGLKMRTSTRDFAVSSQNDIHISLTKSADAVKVDVSTLPLHINLNIHHLEEVLGWMGGLSSILELGSSISSTSTMKGAPEVSKKRPRAVHFETPAFASLEEKRVSVPWKVNARLGGVVVDVIGESHYINLSTTAIKVVSRFEGVGVQIDKARLTGPHLVDNSSDPPAKLTLSNIRVEFLFSPKEIDLDRLLTIITPSKDRYDDDDDIMVDTLLRQRRQGSVLRVTISGMKTVISNVSSLAPLKVLGSELARLSTVTKYLPEDDRPGILTLTLVRDLETQVHLGTEVGDINCRLTNAEVAWISMPSLVATQIETIAITRNRGEELIGEALMSIKEQGPAMSHPPIFMARFIPDEMDPTFKIKLQNLRVEYTISSVLAFMGLSESVTGGELASEMANSITNLADRSGQFVGSSGSPTSEIRAPSSSEKPIKIAVVFQDCVLGLNPRNSPAKALVVLTNSKFGGAVHGDESSEANLDIRKASILIIDDTKNEGSVDNLRQRTSAVTQSDQVQEYISLGYVPVSSLSTATAAVKIMRLAEDGSKSLDVELKNRLLILETCADSTQTLINILNGLQPPTPPSVAVKYRTEVTPLQDMLASFSGNDFDAEVQPARSPEGTAEVSEVNSDELEYVSEFYPKGYEPPDATASEPPEVSASGELADSFQSNFHVSSSLTELDFQEDHFAKSSAVGGTAHRWDTAENTYGLSNDQKLHKSPLRVRVRDVHVIWNLFDGFDWQRTRDTISKAVEEVEMKATERRARTSRMFPAAEEEEESVIGDFLFNSIYIGIPANKDPRELHREINRDINDLSSETGSYATSTTVTGVTPRQGRSTHVREKKKLRLHRSKHHKMTFELSGICADLVVFPPGSEETQSSLDVRIKDLEVFDHVPTSTWKKFATYLHEAGERESGTSMIHLEILTVKPIPELAASEIVLKATVLPLRLHVDQDALDFMSRFFEFRDASVEASPTPADAPFLQRVEVNAIQVKLDFKPKRVDYAGLRSGRTTEFMNFFVLDGSDLVLRHVIIYGVSGFDRLGITLNDIWTPDVKANQLPGVLAGLAPIRSLVNVGGGVRQLFVVPMREYQKDGRIVRSIQKGAVAFAKTTSSELVKLGAKLAIGTQTVLQGAEDLLASPQDAAAMLEEDHDDDGESNKISPYAEQPLGVVQGLRGAFRGLERDLLLARDAVVAVPGEVVESGNAKDAAKAVLRRAPTLILRPAIGVSKAVGQTLLGAGNSLDPSNRRKMEDKYKRH